A window of Citrus sinensis cultivar Valencia sweet orange chromosome 7, DVS_A1.0, whole genome shotgun sequence contains these coding sequences:
- the LOC102621228 gene encoding transcription factor bHLH68-like isoform X2: protein MMAGNPSWWSMHPLNPHQLSSSSSPSLFPSQYVHGSSSSFPFNSLPDSQDQHPQSWSQLLLGLPSDDDGFNSTPISHFHQPKKFESWEDHHLQIINPYSSSRVDVVDDVKQEAPQANNLYLHGPGEFQATAASNWPQIMPLSPRSCVTSLSSNILDFSHTKPADKKNNQQHPDHSSECNSTATRGVSKKARVQTPSSQTPLKVRKEKLGDRITALHQLVSPFGKTDTASVLLEAIGYIRFLQGQIEALSSPYLSTSPSASMRNQHCVHGDINGAFPEAPGQLLNDTCLKRKEAPNQDGQGKPKDLRSRGLCLVPLSCTQQIGSDNGADFWAPALGGGF from the exons ATGATGGCAGGAAACCCTAGCTGGTGGAGCATGCATCCACTTAATCCTCATCAGttatcttcttcatcatctccATCTCTATTTCCATCTCAATATGTACAtggatcttcttcttcatttcctTTCAATTCTTTGCCAGATTCTCAAGACCAACATCCTCAGTCATGGAGCCAGCTACTACT TGGGCTGCCCAGCGACGATGATGGTTTTAATAGTACTCCAATTAGCCACTTTCATCAGCCTAAAAAGTTCGAAAGTTGGGAAGATCATCATCTCCAAATCATAAATCCATATTCTTCATCAAGAGTTGATGTTGTGGATGATGTAAAGCAAGAAGCTCCCCAAGCCAACAACTTGTATCTTCATGGACCTGGAGAATTTCAGGCCACTGCTGCTAGCAACTGGCCCCAAATCATGCCACTTTCCCCTAGGTCTTGTGTCACCAGTTTAAGCAGTAACATATTAGACTTCTCTCATACCAAGCCAGcagataagaaaaataatcagcAACATCCTGATCATTCATCTGAG TGTAATAGCACAGCAACTAGAGGAGTGAGCAAGAAAGCTAGGGTTCAGACCCCTTCAAGCCAAACACCTTTGAAA GTGAGGAAGGAGAAGCTAGGAGACAGAATTACAGCCCTTCACCAACTGGTTTCCCCATTTGGAAag ACTGACACTGCTTCTGTCTTGTTAGAAGCTATTGGGTATATTAGATTCCTTCAAGGTCAAATTGAG GCACTCAGCTCCCCTTATTTGAGCACTTCTCCTTCGGCAAGCATGAGGAACCAACATTGT GTTCACGGAGATATAAATGGTGCATTTCCTGAAGCCCCAGGTCag CTGTTGAATGACACCTGcctcaaaagaaaagaagctCCTAACCAG GATGGCCAAGGCAAGCCAAAGGACTTGAGGAGTAGAGGATTGTGCTTGGTTCCACTGTCTTGCACTCAGCAAATTGGGAGTGACAACGGAGCTGATTTCTGGGCTCCGGCGCTCGGTGGCGGGTTTTGA
- the LOC102624440 gene encoding probable inactive nicotinamidase At3g16190 isoform X1, producing the protein MAHQNGKNTALLVMDMQNDFIADDGLVKMDGGKAILPNVIRAVEIARQRGILVVWVVREHNPLGRDVELFRRHRYSPGKVGPAVKVKGSRLQLVNFLYFCTANIVDMKNFGIAAPTLEEWSERVADA; encoded by the exons ATGGCACATCAAAATGGGAAAAACACTGCTCTCCTAGTTATGGACATGCAG AATGATTTTATAGCGGATGATGGGTTGGTGAAAATGGACGGAGGGAAAGCCATACTTCCTAATGTTATTAGGGCGGTTGAAATCGCCAGGCAGCGTGGGATTCTTGTAGTTTGG GTTGTTCGCGAGCACAACCCTCTAGGAAGAGATGTTGAACTCTTTCGCCGGCACCGGTACTCTCCGGGTAAAGTGGGCCCTGCGGTAAAGGTAAAGGGAAGTCGACTTCAACTTGTAAATTTTCTCTACTTTTGCACAGCAAACATTGTCGACATGAAAAATTTTGGAATTGCAGCACCAACCTTAGAAGAATGGTCAGAGAGGGTAGCTGATGCTTAG
- the LOC102620945 gene encoding probable inactive nicotinamidase At3g16190, translated as MADTKFNNTALLVIDMQNDFILDDGLMRVDGGKAIVPNVIKAVEIARQHGILVVWVVREHDPLGRDVELFRQHLYSTGTVGPTSKGSPGAELVDGLEIKEGDYKVVKMRFSAFFATHLNSFLRTAGIDSLVIVGVQTPNCIRQTVFDAVELDYKSITIIVDATAAATPEIHAANIFDMKNVGVAALSLQEWSEADW; from the exons ATGGCGGATACCAAATTCAACAACACAGCTCTTCTAGTCATTGACATGCAG AATGATTTTATACTTGATGATGGATTGATGAGAGTGGATGGAGGCAAAGCCATAGTTCCTAATGTAATTAAGGCTGTTGAAATCGCTAGGCAACATGGCATTCTTGTTGTTTGG GTTGTTCGTGAACATGATCCACTAGGAAGAGATGTTGAACTCTTTCGGCAGCACCTGTACTCTACAGGGACAGTGGGACCCACCTCTAAGGGAAGTCCTGGTGCAGAACTGGTAGATGGCCTTGAAATCAAGGAAGGTGATTATAAGGTGGTGAAGATGCGCTTTAGCGCCTTTTTTGCTACCCATCTCAATTCATTCCTTCGAACTGCAGGGATTGATAGTTTAGTGATTGTTG GTGTTCAAACTCCAAATTGCATCAGGCAGACTGTATTTGATGCAGTAGAACTGGATTACAAATCCATTACTATTATTGTTGATGCCACTGCTGCTGCCACACCTGAAATTCATGCTG CCAATATTTTTGACATGAAAAATGTCGGCGTTGCTGCCCTATCATTACAAGAATGGTCCGAGGCTGACTGGTGA
- the LOC102621228 gene encoding transcription factor bHLH68-like isoform X1: protein MMAGNPSWWSMHPLNPHQLSSSSSPSLFPSQYVHGSSSSFPFNSLPDSQDQHPQSWSQLLLSGLPSDDDGFNSTPISHFHQPKKFESWEDHHLQIINPYSSSRVDVVDDVKQEAPQANNLYLHGPGEFQATAASNWPQIMPLSPRSCVTSLSSNILDFSHTKPADKKNNQQHPDHSSECNSTATRGVSKKARVQTPSSQTPLKVRKEKLGDRITALHQLVSPFGKTDTASVLLEAIGYIRFLQGQIEALSSPYLSTSPSASMRNQHCVHGDINGAFPEAPGQLLNDTCLKRKEAPNQDGQGKPKDLRSRGLCLVPLSCTQQIGSDNGADFWAPALGGGF from the exons ATGATGGCAGGAAACCCTAGCTGGTGGAGCATGCATCCACTTAATCCTCATCAGttatcttcttcatcatctccATCTCTATTTCCATCTCAATATGTACAtggatcttcttcttcatttcctTTCAATTCTTTGCCAGATTCTCAAGACCAACATCCTCAGTCATGGAGCCAGCTACTACT gAGTGGGCTGCCCAGCGACGATGATGGTTTTAATAGTACTCCAATTAGCCACTTTCATCAGCCTAAAAAGTTCGAAAGTTGGGAAGATCATCATCTCCAAATCATAAATCCATATTCTTCATCAAGAGTTGATGTTGTGGATGATGTAAAGCAAGAAGCTCCCCAAGCCAACAACTTGTATCTTCATGGACCTGGAGAATTTCAGGCCACTGCTGCTAGCAACTGGCCCCAAATCATGCCACTTTCCCCTAGGTCTTGTGTCACCAGTTTAAGCAGTAACATATTAGACTTCTCTCATACCAAGCCAGcagataagaaaaataatcagcAACATCCTGATCATTCATCTGAG TGTAATAGCACAGCAACTAGAGGAGTGAGCAAGAAAGCTAGGGTTCAGACCCCTTCAAGCCAAACACCTTTGAAA GTGAGGAAGGAGAAGCTAGGAGACAGAATTACAGCCCTTCACCAACTGGTTTCCCCATTTGGAAag ACTGACACTGCTTCTGTCTTGTTAGAAGCTATTGGGTATATTAGATTCCTTCAAGGTCAAATTGAG GCACTCAGCTCCCCTTATTTGAGCACTTCTCCTTCGGCAAGCATGAGGAACCAACATTGT GTTCACGGAGATATAAATGGTGCATTTCCTGAAGCCCCAGGTCag CTGTTGAATGACACCTGcctcaaaagaaaagaagctCCTAACCAG GATGGCCAAGGCAAGCCAAAGGACTTGAGGAGTAGAGGATTGTGCTTGGTTCCACTGTCTTGCACTCAGCAAATTGGGAGTGACAACGGAGCTGATTTCTGGGCTCCGGCGCTCGGTGGCGGGTTTTGA
- the LOC102624440 gene encoding probable inactive nicotinamidase At3g16190 isoform X2, with translation MAHQNGKNTALLVMDMQNDFIADDGLVKMDGGKAILPNVIRAVEIARQRGILVVWVVREHNPLGRDVELFRRHRYSPGKVGPAVKHQP, from the exons ATGGCACATCAAAATGGGAAAAACACTGCTCTCCTAGTTATGGACATGCAG AATGATTTTATAGCGGATGATGGGTTGGTGAAAATGGACGGAGGGAAAGCCATACTTCCTAATGTTATTAGGGCGGTTGAAATCGCCAGGCAGCGTGGGATTCTTGTAGTTTGG GTTGTTCGCGAGCACAACCCTCTAGGAAGAGATGTTGAACTCTTTCGCCGGCACCGGTACTCTCCGGGTAAAGTGGGCCCTGCGGTAAAG CACCAACCTTAG